The segment AGTGCCGGAAAGGTTTGAATGAGCAAGCAACAGTATTGACTGTTGCTTGCTTTGACGGTTAGAAATATTTACTACGAATTTTGGCGTATTTTTCTTTCAGTGCGCTAGTTGTAAAGGTTTTAACAATCATATTGGGTGACCAATAGGTAGGTGACCACCCCGCTTTTTGCTTTAATTGCTGAATAAAATGGTCCGGTGTGATGCCTTTTCTCCACGCACTTGGCAGCATTATTGATTGCGTGTAGCGATCAATTAATACAATACCTTGGCGATTATTAGGTATTTGTAAGTGCTCTACCAAGGCCTGATGAGAGTGAATAACCAGCGTTTCAAGTGACGATAACACTTCGACTTCGATTGTTAATTCATCCAGTTGCTCTTCAGAAAGAGGCATAAAGCGACGATCTTCGTATGCACTAGCCACTGCTTTATTGTGTACTTCAATGACTAATGGGCGCGAAGCAATAGTTGTTCCCATTGAGCCTTGTAGTACATTATTCACTTCTAAAGTAACAAAACACGCCGCATGTTGTTGCATCTTTCGAGTGTAATGATTAAGGCGAGGTGCATTTATTGGACGATCGGAAAAATGGTCTTGAATAGCATTACGTGCAATATCAAGTAACTGAGTTAACTCACCTTTATTATATGTTTGTGGTGTAGTTATGATATCCACATTTCTCTCCTTAACTCTGTAATGACAGAGCAGTTAAATTCCGTGATAAAAGCGATTTATTATTGTTCATTTTGCTGCTTTTGATTATCCGTTAGTGTTTGAATGCAAAAGGACTGACGAAACAGTTAACGGCAGTGAGGTAATTAATATCATCTA is part of the Photobacterium angustum genome and harbors:
- the amrA gene encoding AmmeMemoRadiSam system protein A; translation: MDIITTPQTYNKGELTQLLDIARNAIQDHFSDRPINAPRLNHYTRKMQQHAACFVTLEVNNVLQGSMGTTIASRPLVIEVHNKAVASAYEDRRFMPLSEEQLDELTIEVEVLSSLETLVIHSHQALVEHLQIPNNRQGIVLIDRYTQSIMLPSAWRKGITPDHFIQQLKQKAGWSPTYWSPNMIVKTFTTSALKEKYAKIRSKYF